The Xenorhabdus doucetiae genome has a window encoding:
- the rpsI gene encoding 30S ribosomal protein S9: MAENQYYGTGRRKSSSARVFIKPGSGNIVINQRSLEVYFGRETARMVVRQPLELVDMMNKLDLYITVKGGGISGQAGAIRHGITRALMAYDETLRSELRKAGFVTRDAREVERKKVGLRKARRRPQFSKR; the protein is encoded by the coding sequence ATGGCTGAAAATCAATACTACGGCACTGGTCGCCGCAAAAGCTCTTCCGCTCGTGTCTTCATTAAGCCAGGTAGCGGTAACATCGTCATCAACCAACGCAGCCTCGAAGTTTACTTCGGTCGTGAAACTGCGCGCATGGTTGTTCGTCAGCCACTAGAGCTGGTTGATATGATGAACAAACTGGATCTGTACATCACTGTTAAAGGTGGTGGTATTTCTGGTCAGGCAGGCGCAATCCGTCACGGTATCACCCGTGCACTGATGGCTTATGACGAGACTCTGCGTTCTGAACTTCGCAAAGCTGGCTTCGTGACTCGCGATGCTCGTGAAGTTGAACGTAAAAAAGTGGGTCTGCGCAAAGCACGTCGTCGTCCACAGTTCTCCAAACGTTAA
- the mlaB gene encoding lipid asymmetry maintenance protein MlaB, protein MEKDTLDNGMMSKEKINQETVSWEKDGNTLFLQGTLDRDSLLPLWQQKERALEDIDNIDVSQLSHVDSTGLALFVQFKGECQQRGRILTFSGVSERLGTLITLYGLQTCFDDNQPKA, encoded by the coding sequence ATGGAAAAAGATACTCTTGATAACGGCATGATGAGTAAAGAAAAAATCAATCAGGAAACGGTGAGTTGGGAAAAGGACGGTAACACATTGTTTCTGCAAGGCACATTGGATCGTGATAGTTTGCTTCCCCTTTGGCAACAAAAAGAGCGTGCTCTGGAAGACATCGACAATATTGATGTTTCTCAGCTCAGTCATGTGGATTCCACCGGGTTGGCCCTGTTTGTCCAATTCAAAGGGGAATGTCAGCAACGTGGCAGGATACTGACTTTTTCAGGGGTGAGTGAGCGCTTGGGCACGTTGATAACGTTATATGGATTGCAAACATGTTTTGACGATAATCAGCCCAAGGCATAA
- the zapG gene encoding Z-ring associated protein ZapG, protein MTWEYALIGLIIGFIVGALAVRFGSSKLRQQNALQAELEKNRAELEEYRKELVSHFARSAELLDNMARDYRQLYQHMAKSSNELMPNMPVQDNPFNYRLTESDAETNKVTTNMPPRDYSEGASGLFRPIQDK, encoded by the coding sequence ATGACTTGGGAATATGCACTGATCGGATTAATCATTGGTTTTATCGTCGGCGCGCTGGCTGTCCGCTTTGGCAGCTCAAAACTACGCCAACAAAATGCGCTACAGGCCGAGTTGGAGAAAAATCGGGCTGAATTGGAAGAATACCGCAAAGAGCTGGTCAGCCATTTCGCCCGCAGCGCTGAATTACTTGACAATATGGCGCGCGATTATCGTCAGTTGTATCAGCATATGGCGAAAAGTTCTAATGAATTGATGCCTAACATGCCGGTACAGGATAATCCTTTCAATTATCGTCTGACCGAATCCGACGCCGAAACAAATAAAGTGACGACTAACATGCCCCCGCGGGATTATTCTGAGGGTGCATCTGGCTTATTCCGTCCTATTCAAGATAAATAA
- the sspA gene encoding stringent starvation protein SspA has protein sequence MAVAANKRSVMTLFSGPTDIFSHQVRIVLAEKGVSVEIEHVEAGNLPQDLIDLNPYQSVPTLVDRELTLYDSRIIMEYLDERFPHPPLMPVYPVARGSSRLMMHRIEKDWYSLMYKIQEGSVQEANAARKQLAEELLAIGPIFREMPFFMSEEFSLVDCYLSPLLWRLPVLGVELSGSGAKDLQIYMQRVFERDAFLASLTEAEREMRLQSRS, from the coding sequence ATGGCTGTCGCTGCCAACAAACGTTCGGTAATGACTCTGTTTTCCGGCCCGACCGACATTTTTAGCCATCAAGTGCGAATTGTACTGGCGGAAAAAGGGGTCAGCGTAGAGATTGAACACGTTGAAGCGGGTAATTTACCTCAGGATTTGATTGACTTGAATCCTTACCAGTCGGTTCCTACTCTCGTTGATCGTGAGCTGACCCTGTATGATTCTCGTATCATTATGGAATATCTGGATGAGCGTTTTCCGCATCCACCCCTCATGCCTGTGTATCCTGTCGCACGTGGTTCCAGTCGCCTGATGATGCATAGAATTGAAAAAGACTGGTATTCCCTGATGTATAAAATTCAGGAAGGCAGTGTGCAGGAAGCGAATGCTGCACGCAAACAGCTTGCTGAAGAATTGCTGGCTATTGGGCCGATTTTCAGAGAAATGCCGTTCTTCATGAGTGAAGAATTCAGTTTGGTGGATTGTTATTTGTCTCCGCTGCTGTGGCGTTTGCCTGTTTTGGGTGTTGAACTGTCAGGTTCTGGCGCAAAAGATCTTCAAATCTATATGCAGCGTGTGTTTGAACGTGACGCATTCTTGGCTTCACTGACGGAAGCAGAACGTGAAATGCGTTTACAATCACGGAGTTAA
- the murA gene encoding UDP-N-acetylglucosamine 1-carboxyvinyltransferase, with protein MDKFRVKGPTCLSGEVAISGAKNAALPIMFAALLAEEPVELQNVPELKDIDTTIKLLNRLGTKVERNGSVFIDASGVNEYCAPYELVKTMRASIWALGPLVARFGRGQVSLPGGCAIGARPVDLHISGLEQLGANIELDEGYVKATVNGRLKGASIVMDKVSVGATVTIMTAATLAEGTTTIENAAREPEIEDTANFLNTLGAKIRGAGSDRIVIEGVERLGGGVHRILPDRIETGTFLIAAAISRGKVICRHAKPDTLDAVLAKLREAGADINVGEDWISLDMHGQRPKAVTFRTAPHPGFPTDMQAQFSLLNMVADGAGMITETIFENRFMHIPELIRMGARAEIESNTVLCHGVEQLSGAQVMATDLRASASLVLAGCIAEGTTVVDRIYHIDRGYEHIEDKLRGLGANIERIKTTG; from the coding sequence ATGGATAAATTTCGTGTGAAAGGGCCTACCTGCTTGTCGGGAGAAGTGGCGATTTCCGGGGCAAAAAATGCCGCATTACCAATTATGTTCGCGGCACTACTGGCAGAAGAGCCGGTTGAATTACAGAATGTGCCTGAATTGAAAGACATTGACACCACGATCAAACTTCTCAATCGTTTGGGAACCAAAGTAGAACGTAACGGTTCTGTTTTTATTGATGCCAGTGGGGTCAACGAATATTGTGCCCCTTATGAACTGGTCAAAACAATGCGCGCGTCCATCTGGGCATTGGGGCCGTTGGTAGCGCGTTTCGGTCGGGGGCAGGTCTCTTTGCCCGGTGGTTGCGCCATTGGCGCGCGTCCGGTTGATCTTCATATTTCTGGTTTGGAGCAGCTTGGTGCAAACATCGAGCTGGATGAGGGCTATGTCAAAGCCACGGTAAATGGCCGCTTAAAAGGTGCCAGTATTGTGATGGATAAAGTCAGTGTTGGGGCAACGGTGACGATCATGACGGCGGCCACATTAGCAGAAGGCACAACCACCATTGAAAATGCCGCGCGTGAGCCAGAAATTGAAGATACGGCTAATTTCCTCAATACGTTGGGCGCGAAAATCAGGGGGGCGGGTTCCGATCGCATTGTGATTGAGGGAGTCGAGCGTTTAGGGGGCGGTGTTCATCGTATACTGCCTGATCGTATCGAAACCGGCACCTTCTTGATCGCGGCGGCAATTTCGCGTGGCAAGGTGATTTGTCGTCACGCGAAACCCGATACCCTGGATGCGGTTTTAGCTAAACTGCGTGAAGCGGGGGCAGATATCAACGTGGGAGAAGACTGGATTAGCCTTGATATGCACGGCCAGCGGCCGAAAGCAGTGACATTCCGCACGGCTCCACATCCGGGTTTCCCAACGGATATGCAGGCACAATTCAGCCTGCTGAATATGGTCGCGGATGGCGCAGGCATGATCACCGAAACCATTTTTGAAAATCGCTTCATGCATATCCCTGAATTGATTCGCATGGGTGCACGGGCTGAAATTGAAAGCAATACCGTACTGTGTCATGGCGTTGAACAATTATCGGGTGCTCAGGTCATGGCGACGGATTTGCGGGCTTCTGCCAGTTTAGTCTTGGCGGGTTGCATTGCGGAAGGAACAACAGTCGTAGACCGTATTTATCATATTGACCGGGGTTATGAGCATATTGAAGATAAGCTGCGTGGTCTTGGGGCAAATATAGAGCGCATTAAGACAACTGGCTAA
- the mlaC gene encoding phospholipid-binding protein MlaC gives MFKRLLMIALLVVAPLASATDQTNPYALMKDAAEKTFTHLKDEQSQIQANPDLLRQIVRQELLPYVQIKYAGALVLGPYYKQATPEQREAYFKAFESYLEQAYGQALAMYHGQNYQIAPEQPLGDKTIVAIRVTITDPNGQPPVRLDFQWRKNSKTGYWQAYDMIAEGVSMITTKQNEWVDILRQKGIDGLTEQLLISAKAPITLEKKK, from the coding sequence ATGTTCAAGCGATTACTTATGATTGCGTTGCTGGTGGTTGCGCCATTGGCCAGCGCGACAGATCAAACCAATCCTTACGCATTGATGAAAGATGCAGCAGAAAAAACATTTACCCATTTGAAGGATGAGCAGTCGCAGATTCAAGCCAATCCAGACCTCTTGCGCCAGATTGTGCGTCAGGAATTGCTGCCTTATGTGCAAATAAAATATGCCGGCGCACTGGTTCTGGGGCCTTACTACAAACAAGCCACACCTGAGCAGCGTGAGGCTTATTTCAAAGCGTTTGAATCCTATCTGGAACAGGCATATGGTCAGGCTTTGGCGATGTATCATGGGCAAAACTACCAGATTGCCCCAGAACAACCATTAGGTGATAAAACAATAGTGGCTATTCGTGTCACGATTACGGATCCCAACGGGCAACCGCCAGTGCGTTTGGATTTCCAATGGCGTAAAAACAGCAAAACGGGTTATTGGCAGGCTTACGACATGATCGCGGAAGGCGTGAGCATGATCACGACCAAGCAGAATGAGTGGGTAGATATCCTGCGTCAGAAAGGCATTGATGGCCTGACTGAACAATTGCTTATCAGCGCGAAAGCCCCGATCACTTTAGAAAAGAAAAAGTGA
- the zapE gene encoding cell division protein ZapE, translating to MTPITPSSLYQLALSDGQYQPDEVQRNTVERLDIIHRELIHARPCPTPQVSGLKGILGKLFGRQALEQCRPVQGLYMWGGVGRGKTWLMDMFYQSLPTERKLRLHFHRFMLRVHEELTTLQGQENPLESIAEGFKAQTDILCFDEFFVSDITDAMILGTLLEALFARGIALVATSNIPPDELYRNGLQRARFLPAIEQIKQYCDVMNVDAGIDYRLRTLTQAYLYLTPLSEKNRQAMRSMFQRLAGREGEPNPVLEINHRDMPAIRCVDGVLAIHFKTLCEDPRSQLDYIALSKLYHSVFLHDMPVMTGLNENAARRFIALVDEFYERQVKLIINADAPMEQIYQGELLTFEYQRCLSRLQEMQSEEYLKLPHLP from the coding sequence ATGACACCGATAACACCCTCATCACTCTATCAATTAGCACTGTCTGATGGCCAGTATCAACCTGACGAAGTACAACGCAATACGGTTGAACGTCTTGATATTATCCATCGTGAACTCATCCATGCCCGACCCTGCCCGACTCCGCAAGTCAGTGGACTGAAAGGCATATTGGGTAAGTTGTTTGGTCGGCAAGCCCTTGAGCAATGCCGCCCTGTTCAAGGACTTTATATGTGGGGAGGTGTTGGCCGTGGAAAAACGTGGTTGATGGATATGTTTTATCAAAGTTTGCCCACTGAACGAAAACTGCGTCTCCATTTTCACCGTTTTATGTTGCGGGTACATGAAGAACTGACTACGTTGCAAGGACAGGAGAACCCTTTGGAGAGCATCGCGGAGGGTTTCAAGGCGCAGACCGATATCCTCTGTTTCGATGAGTTTTTTGTCTCTGACATTACGGATGCCATGATCCTCGGTACCTTGCTGGAGGCTCTGTTTGCCCGGGGAATTGCCTTGGTAGCAACATCCAACATTCCACCGGACGAGCTATACCGAAATGGATTGCAGCGTGCGCGGTTTCTGCCTGCCATTGAGCAGATCAAACAATATTGCGATGTGATGAATGTGGATGCCGGTATCGATTATCGCTTACGGACACTGACTCAGGCTTATCTCTATTTGACGCCATTGTCAGAAAAAAATCGGCAGGCGATGCGGAGCATGTTCCAACGTTTGGCTGGGCGGGAAGGCGAGCCGAATCCGGTATTGGAAATTAATCATCGTGACATGCCGGCAATCCGTTGTGTTGATGGGGTGTTGGCCATCCATTTCAAAACACTGTGCGAAGATCCCCGCAGCCAACTGGACTATATTGCCTTGTCGAAACTTTATCATTCGGTTTTTTTACATGATATGCCCGTGATGACAGGATTGAATGAAAATGCGGCGCGGCGTTTTATCGCACTGGTGGATGAATTCTATGAACGCCAAGTGAAACTCATCATTAATGCTGATGCGCCGATGGAGCAGATTTATCAAGGTGAATTATTGACGTTTGAATATCAACGTTGCCTGTCCCGCTTGCAAGAGATGCAAAGTGAGGAATACCTGAAACTCCCACATTTACCCTGA
- the sspB gene encoding ClpXP protease specificity-enhancing factor, which translates to MEMTQMSPRRPYLLRAHYEWLLDNDMTPHIVVDINYYGVNVPLEYAQNGQIILNISPRAVGNLQLTNDEVRFNARFGGVARQVNVPMAAVIAVYARENGAGMMFEPELAYDADNTGSEEMDTPTADNLVLIHNSKSARKAPHHADSPDDEPPPQPPKGRPTLRVVK; encoded by the coding sequence ATGGAGATGACTCAAATGTCTCCACGCCGCCCCTATCTTTTGCGGGCACATTATGAATGGCTGTTGGATAATGACATGACCCCGCATATTGTTGTGGATATTAACTATTATGGTGTTAATGTCCCGCTGGAATATGCACAAAATGGGCAAATTATTTTGAATATCTCGCCGAGAGCGGTTGGCAATTTACAATTGACGAACGATGAAGTGAGGTTCAATGCCCGATTTGGCGGTGTTGCTCGTCAAGTGAATGTTCCGATGGCGGCTGTGATTGCGGTTTATGCCCGTGAAAATGGCGCAGGAATGATGTTTGAGCCAGAACTTGCCTATGATGCGGACAATACGGGATCAGAAGAAATGGATACACCGACAGCAGATAATTTGGTGCTTATCCATAATAGTAAGTCGGCTAGAAAAGCCCCCCACCATGCTGATTCGCCAGATGACGAGCCACCTCCTCAACCGCCAAAAGGCCGTCCAACCTTGCGCGTCGTAAAATAG
- the degS gene encoding outer membrane-stress sensor serine endopeptidase DegS, with amino-acid sequence MLIKLLRAILIGLLIAAILLVAIPSLRPNGLKDFLSGNNSDKISSFSKAVRRAAPAVVNIYSSSMGSFSHESRELLPLGSGVIMSEQGYILTNRHVINKAGSIIVALQDGRFYEALLVGSDGPTDLAVLKINATNLPLIPINPKRMAHVGDIVLAIGNPYNLGQTITQGIISATGRVGLSPTRRQNFLQTDASINQGNSGGALVNTLGELVGINTLTFDKSEFGSTPEGLGFAIPTKLATTIMQKLIRDGRVIRGYIGITARELPYIRSSGSHINQIQGLRVFQVAPNGPAEKAGIKVGDIITSVNHQPAISPVETMDRVAEIRPGSVVPVTVLRDGASLTLNVTIDEFDGY; translated from the coding sequence ATGCTGATCAAGTTATTGCGCGCTATACTCATAGGCTTATTGATTGCAGCTATTTTGCTGGTTGCTATACCTTCCCTGCGTCCCAATGGCTTAAAGGATTTCCTGAGCGGCAACAACAGCGATAAAATATCCAGTTTCAGCAAAGCCGTCCGCCGGGCTGCTCCCGCCGTGGTCAATATTTATAGCAGCAGCATGGGCAGTTTTTCCCATGAAAGCCGGGAACTCCTTCCCTTGGGTTCCGGTGTCATTATGAGTGAACAGGGCTATATTCTCACTAACAGGCATGTCATCAATAAAGCAGGCTCCATTATTGTTGCGTTGCAAGATGGGCGCTTTTATGAAGCACTGTTAGTCGGTTCGGATGGCCCAACGGATTTGGCCGTCTTAAAAATTAATGCCACAAACCTTCCCTTGATCCCAATTAATCCTAAACGTATGGCTCATGTGGGGGATATCGTGTTGGCTATCGGTAATCCATACAATTTGGGACAAACCATCACGCAAGGCATTATCAGTGCAACCGGGCGCGTTGGCCTTAGTCCGACACGTCGCCAGAATTTCCTGCAAACAGATGCGTCAATTAATCAAGGTAACTCCGGTGGTGCTTTGGTCAATACACTAGGGGAATTGGTGGGTATCAATACGTTGACGTTCGATAAGTCAGAGTTTGGTTCAACACCGGAAGGATTGGGGTTTGCCATTCCAACGAAACTGGCGACAACCATTATGCAGAAATTGATCCGTGATGGCCGGGTTATCAGGGGATATATCGGTATCACTGCCAGAGAGTTACCCTATATTCGCTCATCAGGCAGTCATATCAATCAAATCCAAGGGTTACGTGTTTTTCAGGTTGCTCCAAACGGTCCTGCTGAAAAAGCGGGTATCAAAGTGGGAGATATCATTACCAGCGTCAATCACCAGCCAGCAATCTCACCCGTCGAAACGATGGATCGCGTCGCGGAAATTCGTCCGGGCAGTGTCGTACCTGTCACTGTATTACGCGATGGTGCCTCCCTCACACTTAACGTCACCATTGATGAGTTTGATGGTTACTAA
- the mlaE gene encoding lipid asymmetry maintenance ABC transporter permease subunit MlaE, translating into MLTRALAAMGRRTIEVTASFGRAGFMLFNAIIGKPEPAKQWTLLRQQLYSVGVQSLLIIVVSGLFIGMVLALQGYLVLTTFSAEGSLGMMVALSLLRELGPVVTALLFAGRAGSALTAEIGLMKATEQISSLEMMAVDPLRRVVAPRFWAGFISMPLLSLIFVAVGILGGAMVGVDWKGIDGGFFWSSMQAAVEWQKDLLNCFLKSVVFAITVTWIALFNGYDAIPTSEGISRATTRTVVHASLAVLGLDFVLTALMFGN; encoded by the coding sequence ATGTTAACACGGGCATTAGCGGCAATGGGCCGGCGCACGATTGAGGTGACGGCTTCATTCGGTCGTGCGGGCTTTATGCTGTTCAATGCCATCATTGGTAAACCTGAACCTGCCAAACAATGGACGCTATTGCGCCAGCAACTTTATAGCGTCGGTGTTCAATCACTGTTGATCATTGTGGTTTCAGGGCTGTTTATTGGCATGGTGTTGGCCTTGCAAGGCTATCTGGTTTTGACCACATTTAGTGCGGAAGGTAGCCTCGGTATGATGGTGGCGTTATCCTTGCTGCGTGAGTTGGGGCCAGTGGTAACCGCACTTTTGTTTGCGGGGCGGGCGGGATCAGCGCTGACCGCAGAAATTGGTTTGATGAAAGCCACTGAACAGATTTCCAGTCTGGAAATGATGGCGGTTGACCCGCTGCGCCGGGTCGTTGCTCCCCGCTTCTGGGCGGGGTTTATCAGTATGCCTTTGCTCTCTCTGATCTTTGTTGCTGTGGGGATTTTGGGCGGTGCCATGGTCGGTGTTGATTGGAAAGGTATTGATGGTGGCTTTTTCTGGTCGTCGATGCAAGCCGCGGTGGAATGGCAAAAAGATTTGCTCAACTGTTTTCTCAAGAGTGTGGTTTTTGCGATTACGGTAACGTGGATTGCACTGTTCAATGGTTATGACGCTATCCCAACATCGGAAGGGATCAGCAGGGCGACGACGCGCACAGTAGTTCATGCGTCGTTGGCGGTATTGGGTTTGGATTTTGTGCTGACAGCACTGATGTTCGGGAACTAA
- a CDS encoding Do family serine endopeptidase, protein MKRKNTLLSALAISIGLSLASVPMVSHAALPAAMATQGSPSLAPMLEKVLPSVVTVHVSGTEVQSQQLQLPDDFQFFFGPAFPPQEPRKRPFTGLGSGVIIDAQKGYVLTNSHVINNANKISIQLNDGRKYSAKLIGLDPQTDIALLQLKDAKNLTAIKFADSDQLRVGDYAIAIGNPFGIGQTVTSGIISALGRSGLNLEGLENFIQTDASINRGNSGGALINLQGELIGINTAIVAPSGGNVGIGFAIPSNMAKALSAQLIAHGEVKRGILGIKGTEMTADIAQALNVEAQQGAFVSEVIPKSAAAKAGIKPGDVLISFDGKKISSFSELRAKVGTTAPGKEIKIGLLRKGKPLEVTVILDNSEGESTKAEKLSIALQGATLSNATINRTQGIKVDSIIQNSPAALSGLQKDDLIVGANNVRVRNISELRKITEEKPSVIALNVLRGDDNVYLLLRN, encoded by the coding sequence ATGAAAAGAAAAAATACATTGCTCAGTGCACTCGCTATTAGTATCGGACTGTCTTTAGCTTCAGTTCCAATGGTAAGCCATGCAGCCTTACCTGCTGCCATGGCCACTCAAGGATCACCCAGCCTCGCCCCCATGCTGGAAAAAGTGCTGCCTTCTGTTGTCACTGTTCATGTTTCGGGTACAGAAGTGCAAAGCCAACAGCTTCAATTACCCGATGATTTCCAGTTCTTCTTCGGACCTGCTTTTCCGCCACAAGAACCCAGAAAGCGTCCATTCACAGGCTTAGGCTCTGGGGTGATTATTGACGCCCAAAAAGGTTATGTTTTGACCAACAGCCATGTTATCAATAATGCAAATAAAATCAGCATTCAATTAAACGATGGCCGTAAATACTCCGCAAAGCTCATTGGGCTTGATCCACAAACCGACATTGCCCTTTTACAATTGAAAGATGCCAAGAACCTGACGGCTATCAAGTTCGCGGATTCTGACCAACTGCGCGTTGGCGATTACGCGATAGCCATCGGTAACCCATTTGGCATAGGGCAAACCGTCACCTCTGGGATCATTTCCGCCCTTGGCCGCAGCGGTCTGAATCTGGAAGGTTTGGAAAACTTTATCCAGACTGATGCCTCCATTAACCGTGGTAACTCTGGGGGTGCATTGATTAACCTGCAAGGCGAGTTGATCGGGATTAACACCGCCATTGTTGCACCAAGCGGGGGTAACGTCGGTATCGGGTTTGCTATCCCAAGTAATATGGCGAAGGCTCTTTCCGCCCAGCTTATTGCCCACGGCGAAGTCAAACGCGGCATACTCGGTATCAAGGGAACCGAAATGACAGCAGATATCGCCCAGGCACTCAATGTTGAAGCGCAGCAAGGGGCATTCGTCAGTGAAGTTATTCCTAAATCGGCCGCCGCTAAAGCAGGGATCAAACCCGGCGATGTCCTGATTTCCTTTGATGGCAAGAAAATCAGCAGTTTTTCTGAACTCCGGGCGAAAGTGGGTACAACCGCTCCAGGCAAAGAGATCAAAATTGGTCTGCTGCGTAAAGGAAAACCCCTTGAAGTCACCGTCATTCTGGATAACAGTGAAGGTGAGTCAACCAAGGCAGAAAAACTGAGTATTGCCCTGCAAGGTGCCACCCTGAGCAATGCCACCATAAACAGAACCCAAGGCATCAAAGTGGATTCGATTATCCAGAATTCACCGGCTGCCCTATCGGGTTTACAGAAAGATGACTTAATTGTGGGTGCCAACAATGTGCGTGTAAGAAATATCAGTGAATTACGCAAGATCACCGAAGAGAAGCCTTCTGTTATCGCCCTGAATGTCTTACGTGGTGACGACAATGTTTATCTATTACTGCGTAATTAA
- the rplM gene encoding 50S ribosomal protein L13 produces the protein MKTFTAKPETVKRDWYVVDADGKTLGRLATEIARRLRGKHKAEYTPHVDTGDYIIIVNAEKVAVTGNKRADKIYYHHTGHIGGIKQATFEEMIARRPERVIEIAVKGMLPKGPLGRAMYRKLKVYAGSEHNHAAQQPQVLDI, from the coding sequence ATGAAAACTTTTACAGCTAAACCAGAAACCGTAAAACGCGACTGGTATGTTGTTGATGCAGATGGCAAAACTTTAGGCCGTCTTGCAACTGAAATCGCTCGTCGCCTGCGCGGCAAGCACAAAGCGGAATACACTCCGCACGTTGATACTGGTGATTACATCATTATTGTTAACGCAGAGAAGGTTGCTGTAACCGGCAACAAACGTGCTGACAAAATCTATTATCACCACACTGGCCACATCGGTGGTATCAAGCAAGCGACCTTTGAAGAGATGATTGCCCGCCGTCCTGAGCGTGTCATTGAAATCGCGGTTAAAGGCATGCTGCCAAAAGGGCCACTGGGTCGTGCAATGTACCGTAAACTGAAAGTTTACGCGGGCAGCGAGCACAACCACGCGGCACAGCAACCACAAGTTCTGGACATTTAA
- the mlaD gene encoding outer membrane lipid asymmetry maintenance protein MlaD: MQSKKNEIWVGAFVLIALAAIIFLCLKVANIQSFGSQPTYRVYAAFDNIGGLKVRSPVKVGGVVIGRVEKIWLDHKTYTPQVELDIFTQYDNIPNTSSLSIRTSGLLGEQYIALNIGFDDPDLGTAMLKDGDRVEDTKPAMVLEDLIGQFLYKSSSVNSSGTQEKSALAPEQTH, encoded by the coding sequence ATGCAAAGCAAGAAAAATGAAATTTGGGTTGGGGCTTTTGTCTTGATTGCGCTGGCAGCAATCATTTTTTTATGCCTCAAAGTGGCAAATATCCAATCTTTCGGCAGTCAGCCAACGTATCGTGTCTATGCTGCATTTGACAATATCGGTGGACTGAAAGTCCGTTCACCGGTGAAAGTCGGCGGAGTAGTGATTGGCCGTGTGGAGAAAATCTGGCTGGATCACAAAACCTATACGCCACAAGTTGAATTAGATATTTTCACGCAGTACGACAATATTCCCAATACCAGTTCGCTCTCTATCCGAACGTCAGGGTTGTTGGGAGAGCAATATATTGCGCTCAATATCGGGTTTGATGACCCTGATTTAGGAACGGCTATGTTGAAAGATGGCGATCGTGTTGAAGACACCAAGCCCGCGATGGTACTTGAAGACTTGATTGGCCAGTTCTTGTATAAAAGTAGTAGCGTAAACAGTAGCGGAACTCAGGAAAAATCCGCTCTGGCACCTGAACAAACACACTAA
- the ibaG gene encoding BolA family iron metabolism protein IbaG codes for MDIDEIKKVLMENLALDEVIVSGDGSHFQVIVVGALFDGLSRVKQQQTVYAPLMEYIADNRIHALSIKAYTPAQWQRDRKLQGF; via the coding sequence ATGGATATTGATGAAATTAAAAAAGTGCTGATGGAAAATTTGGCACTTGATGAAGTTATCGTTAGCGGTGATGGCAGCCATTTTCAGGTTATTGTCGTTGGTGCCCTTTTTGATGGACTGAGCCGCGTTAAACAACAGCAAACAGTTTATGCTCCTCTGATGGAATATATCGCGGATAACCGTATTCATGCGTTATCAATCAAGGCTTATACCCCTGCACAGTGGCAGCGTGACCGCAAGCTTCAAGGGTTTTGA